Proteins encoded together in one Triticum dicoccoides isolate Atlit2015 ecotype Zavitan chromosome 7B, WEW_v2.0, whole genome shotgun sequence window:
- the LOC119338701 gene encoding early nodulin-93-like yields MAARNFFVRSPKEEESSAAIREAVLLGGKNAAIAGTVVAVPTFVACRVLPWAKHNLNYTAQALIISTACVAGFFITADKTILRNARQNTIGRIDEST; encoded by the exons ATGGCCGCCCGGAACTTCTTCGTCCGATCCCCCAAGGAGGAGGAATCCAGCGCCGCCATCCGAG AGGCTGTCCTGTTGGGAGGGAAGAACGCCGCCATTGCTGGCACCGTGGTCGCGGTTCCCACG TTCGTTGCTTGCCGTGTCCTTCCTTGGGCTAAGCACAACCTGAACTACACCGCGCAAGCGCTCATCATATCGACAG CCTGTGTCGCCGGCTTCTTCATCACCGCGGATAAAACCATTCTGCGAAACGCAAGGCAAAACACCATCGGGAGGATCGACGAGTCGACTTGA